In Salmo trutta chromosome 16, fSalTru1.1, whole genome shotgun sequence, a genomic segment contains:
- the rbm15b gene encoding putative RNA-binding protein 15B, producing MKRQAGRDSSPSRALAKRIRERERERDGARREDILPPPLALLLAESRRQHARSRSREREKTRLREERGAAGDPLHHRQQHHDLGLIGRPVLRTTAALPKGKAATELLGPRGGAGGTLEYKSLLISNLGSVLSDEHVEDGLFHEFKKFGDVSVKLSHTPELGRVAYVNFRHPEDAKEARHAKTRLVLYDRPLKVEPMYVRRRSCTPPDVSYIPIHGASYPPYRQRSLSPGAGVSSIRDIRPLRHYPVEGLGLSRERERILDYYGMLDERGRPYGLPVPEHEDIKPEDDARACRNLFIGNLDHNVTEGELRRGFDKYGIIEEVVIKRPARGQGGAYAFLKFQNLDMAHRAKIAMQGRVIGGNPVKIGYGKANPTTRLWVGGLGPSNSLAALAREFDRFGSIRNIDYVKGDNFAYIQYESLDASQAACAQMRGFPLGGPERRLRVDFAKAEEPLPRSYPVGYQPPVPLPAHLDLLPEGYGGRHRDCSLERELRARDRSPPSHALFTQRERERALLDRDRGDREFTSPTKSLERRGGEAFGGSRGGRGDRAARSRSRERWLKERDAARAGGERRRRRSLSLDRPSQEKERGRSKVRGGGPASPEDSPDRARVRAPDSTTEPRGQSPDSSRHSNEDRGGGLKTGGDREKERDRDRNHRNASDNNHTLSDMPNKDPKTLSTLSEYAATLTKAWHGHFALKNSCFPTNMHLLEGGSGFFHSVMKDHQAKGKLTQLKIAQRLRMDQTRLDEVTRRIKQGGSEGYAVLLALQGPIDREAPPPEPGLQIRLLRHLVTYLRNKEAAGVISLPVGGAKEGGKGGMLYAFPPCDFSQQFLQTPRRTLESLDEEHLVVVIVNDSA from the coding sequence ATGAAACGACAGGCCGGGAGGGACTCCAGTCCTAGTCGGGCTTTAGCGAAACGAATACGGGAAAGAGAGCGGGAACGAGACGGGGCGCGGAGAGAGGACATACTGCCCCCGCCTCTTGCCTTGCTGCTCGCTGAAAGCCGAAGGCAACATGCTCGGAGCAGGAGTAGGGAACGAGAAAAGACACGGCTTCGGGAGGAACGCGGGGCCGCTGGAGACCCACTTCACCACCGACAACAACACCACGACCTCGGTCTGATCGGCCGCCCCGTTCTCCGGACTACAGCCGCCCTGCCTAAAGGCAAAGCGGCGACCGAGCTACTGGGCCCCCGGGGGGGAGCGGGGGGGACTCTGGAATATAAATCGTTGCTCATTAGCAATCTAGGCTCGGTGCTTTCTGACGAACATGTTGAAGACGGACTGTTCCACGAGTTTAAAAAGTTCGGGGACGTTAGTGTGAAACTATCTCACACTCCAGAGCTGGGCCGTGTTGCCTACGTGAATTTCCGTCACCCGGAAGACGCTAAAGAGGCCAGGCATGCCAAGACCAGGTTAGTGCTGTATGATCGCCCCCTTAAAGTAGAGCCCATGTACGTCCGTCGTCGCAGCTGCACGCCGCCGGATGTGAGCTACATTCCCATTCATGGCGCCTCATATCCCCCTTATAGACAGAGGTCCCTCTCCCCAGGGGCAGGAGTTAGCAGTATCAGAGACATCCGACCACTGAGACACTACCCTGTAGAGGGGTTGGGactgagcagagagagggagaggatctTGGATTACTACGGGATGTTGGATGAGAGAGGGCGGCCATACGGGCTGCCAGTACCCGAGCACGAAGACATAAAGCCAGAGGACGACGCGCGGGCGTGTAGGAACCTGTTCATTGGCAACCTGGATCATAACGTCACCGAGGGCGAGCTGAGGAGAGGCTTTGATAAGTACGGCATCATTGAGGAAGTTGTGATTAAACGACCGGCGCGCGGACAGGGGGGAGCTTACGCTTTCCTCAAGTTCCAGAATTTAGACATGGCTCACCGGGCCAAGATAGCCATGCAGGGCCGCGTGATCGGTGGGAACCCGGTGAAGATTGGCTATGGTAAAGCCAACCCCACCACGAGACTCTGGGTAGGTGGCCTCGGCCCTAGCAACTCCCTAGCAGCACTAGCCCGTGAGTTTGACCGCTTCGGCAGCATCCGAAACATAGACTATGTGAAAGGGGACAATTTTGCCTATATTCAGTATGAAAGCTTGGACGCCTCCCAGGCCGCCTGTGCCCAGATGAGAGGTTTCCCCCTGGGAGGCCCAGAGCGGAGGCTGAGGGTGGACTTTGCCAAGGCGGAAGAGCCCCTTCCTCGTAGCTACCCGGTGGGGTACCAGCCCCCTGTGCCCCTGCCTGCCCACCTGGACCTGCTGCCAGAGGGTTACGGCGGGAGGCACCGCGACTGCAGCCTGGAGAGAGAGCTTCGTGCCAGGGACCGTTCGCCCCCCTCCCACGCCCTGTTCAcccagcgggagagagagagggctctgctggacagggacaggggagacagagagttcACCAGCCCAACCAAGAGCCTGGAGCGTAGGGGGGGTGAAGCATTTGGGGGATCCCGTGGAGGGCGGGGGGACCGAGCAGCCCGGAGCCGTAGCCGAGAGCGCTGGCTGAAGGAGAGGGACGCAGCGCGGGCTGGGGGGGAGAGACGGAGACGCCGCAGTCTCTCCCTAGACAGGCCCTctcaggagaaggagagaggcaggtccaaggtgaggggaggaggacCAGCCTCTCCAGAGGACAGCCCAGACAGAGCCAGGGTCAGAGCCCCAGACTCCACCACCGAGCCCAGGGGACAGAGCCCTGACAGCAGCCGCCACTCCAACGAGGACCGGGGTGGGGGACTGAAGACCGGTGGGGACAGGGAAAAGGAACGAGACCGTGACCGCAACCACAGAAACGCGAGCGACAACAACCACACCTTGTCTGACATGCCTAATAAAGACCCTAAGACACTCAGCACGCTGTCGGAGTATGCCGCCACCCTCACCAAAGCCTGGCACGGTCACTTCGCCCTGAAGAACTCCTGCTTCCCCACTAACATGCACCTGCTAGAGGGAGGCTCCGGGTTCTTCCACTCTGTCATGAAGGACCACCAGGCCAAGGGGAAACTGACCCAGCTGAAGATCGCCCAGCGACTGAGGATGGACCAGACCAGGCTGGACGAGGTCACCAGGAGGATCAAGCAGGGTGGGTCCGAGGGCTACGCTGTTCTCCTGGCCCTCCAGGGCCCCATCGACCGCGAGGCCCCTCCGCCTGAACCAGGTCTACAGATCAGACTCCTCCGTCACCTGGTCACCTACCTGAGGAACAAGGAGGCTGCAGGAGTGATCAGTCTACCTGTAGGCGGGGCTAAGGAGGGGGGAAAGGGGGGCATGCTGTATGCCTTCCCCCCCTGTGACTTCTCCCAGCAGTTCCTCCAGACCCCTCGCAGAACTTTGGAGAGTCTGGATGAAGAGCACCTGGTGGTTGTGATTGTCAATGACTCTGCCTAA
- the manf gene encoding mesencephalic astrocyte-derived neurotrophic factor: MLCLSSLSVALAVLALVPSSSDALKDGECEVCVSFLGRFYQSLQDNHVKFTSADIEKELVKTCKDVKGKENRFCYYIGGTNDAATKILNEISKPLSYHSPVDKICEKLKKKDSQICELKYDKQVDLSTVDLKKLKVKDLKKILEEWGESCKGCAEKSDFIRKINELMPKYAPNAAQARTDL, from the exons ATGTTGTGTTTGAGTAGTTTGTCGGTCGCCCTTGCGGTGCTAGCTTTGGTACCTAGTAGTAGCGACGCTTTGAAAGATGGGGAGTGTGAAG tgtgtgtgagcTTTCTGGGTCGGTTCTACCAGTCATTACAAGACAACCATGTTAAATTTACCAGCGCGGACATCGAGAAGGAACTCGTCAAAACCTGCAAAGATGTCAAGGGAAAGGAAAACCGATTT TGTTACTACATTGGTGGAACAAATGACGCAGCCACCAAAATCCTCAATGAAATCTCCAAGCCCCTGAGCTACCATTCACCAGTGGACAAGATCTGTGAGAAACTAAAGAAGAAGGACAGTCAGATCTGTGAACTGAAATACG ACAAACAGGTGGATCTGAGCACAGTGGACCTGAAGAAGCTGAAGGTAAAGGACTTGAAGAAAATCCTGGAGGAGTGGGGAGAGTCGTGTAAAGGCTGTGCCGAGAAGTCCGACTTCATCCGCAAGATCAATGAACTCATGCCCAAGTACGCCCCCAATGCAGCCCAAGCAAGGACTGATCTGTAA